The following are encoded together in the Vigna angularis cultivar LongXiaoDou No.4 chromosome 9, ASM1680809v1, whole genome shotgun sequence genome:
- the LOC128194064 gene encoding uncharacterized protein LOC128194064: protein MQSRREKGLCYTCDERFTATHRFPNRQYSFIQGTYEEEDNTAAKIPDLEQNLEHHLSLNALKGAAGVGTMRFTGSLQGMTIQILLDSGSSDNFLQPRIAHCLKLPVEAMSSLQVMVGNGNAMSIEGVIKEIQVKLQGHTLKLPVYLLIVSGANLNLGVAWLATIGPHIVDYNTLSLLLTTREKVKRMGYYLR from the coding sequence ATGCAGTCCCGTAGAGAAAAAGGCTTATGTTACACATGTGATGAACGGTTCACAGCCACTCACCGCTTTCCTAATCGTCAATATTCTTTTATCCAAGGTACATATGAAGAGGAGGACAATACAGCTGCAAAGATTCCTGATTTAGAACAGAATCTAGAACATCATCTTTCCCTTAACGCTTTGAAGGGTGCTGCTGGTGTGGGAACGATGCGATTCACGGGTTCATTGCAAGGAATGACAATCCAGATACTCCTGGATAGTGGTAGTTCAGATAACTTCTTACAACCACGGATTGCTCATTGCCTAAAGCTTCCTGTGGAGGCTATGTCATCACTTCAAGTTATGGTAGGGAATGGAAATGCTATGTCTATCGAAGGGGTTATAAAGGAGATCCAAGTTAAACTACAAGGACATACACTCAAGCTTCCAGTATATTTGTTAATAGTTTCTGGTGCTAATCTGAATTTAGGTGTTGCATGGCTAGCCACTATTGGACCACACATTGTTGATTACAACACCCTATCCTTATTATTGACTACAAGAGAGAAGGTGAAAAGAATGGGGTATTACCTAAGGTAg